A genomic region of Nymphaea colorata isolate Beijing-Zhang1983 chromosome 2, ASM883128v2, whole genome shotgun sequence contains the following coding sequences:
- the LOC116247940 gene encoding uncharacterized protein LOC116247940 encodes MQACKLNLPGTHPSLVVSSILFEPSSRSLALMHSDSSILLYPPSPFPSPSPFPSFRNPISIPPRCSSASFLRLEDRSGGARGDDGGRVLFLAVMPEKVGGLRTIIRAWVLRKADGVFVRAGLRLKRKDGEGPVAKNGDPGVALDLAHGFSVRIAGSVNVFALHSLSDKKIWVMGARVGDVGAKDGDGEAAFVVDLVKCAVIDCVLPIYTMRVFMGHLILGEDNGVRVFPLKGLVKGKRKEVKNECCTNLRSDSCQGNCEKIDEAVVEVEGGDDSIQVDLGNNIKKGSFSKSDHGIGIEVHGNGGIHENGSNRKGEQCKLHSETNDFSNFENGGLCFGKFSRNGIIRQMDTSSVKLSFGSLVLHENGSQLKSNELVHRGHSNSVDENEIEKPSSKRTIADTKDMSGQLPRRTSQALGMPSVDVREMIHVKSEANNNMVQFRTIKLRQDSCGFGAFFAAFKNSNCKAVAIHSLSQRIFLVLDSAGIIHLLCLSRTTQGSSSGRASVALRNMCTTPLSCPVKVQMLGVIHDAPKTSTIWVADGFHSVYLMNLPDISVPADKIENAQWSDKSLHLSACQAIFSSEKIQEIVPFAGNSLFVLGQEHIFAYSVPWS; translated from the exons ATGCAGGCTTGCAAGCTCAATCTTCCGGGAACCCACCCTTCTCTGGTGGTTTCTTCCATTCTATTCGAACCCAGCTCTCGCTCTCTTGCTCTCATGCACTCAGACTCCTCAATTCTCCTCTACCCACCTTCCCCtttcccctctccctcccctTTCCCCTCCTTCCGTAACCCTATTTCCATTCCGCCACGCTGTTCCTCCGCTTCGTTCCTCCGGCTCGAGGACCGATCGGGCGGCGCCAGGGGAGATGATGGTGGCAGAGTGCTCTTCCTCGCTGTGATGCCGGAGAAGGTGGGCGGTCTGAGGACGATTATCAGAGCGTGGGTCCTCCGGAAGGCGGACGGAGTCTTCGTACGCGCGGGCCTCAGATTGAAGCGCAAGGATGGGGAGGGACCGGTTGCAAAGAACGGGGATCCTGGGGTGGCTCTCGATCTTGCTCATGGGTTTTCCGTGAGGATCGCGGGATCAGTCAATGTCTTCGCGTTGCACTCGTTGTCCGACAAGAAGATCTGGGTGATGGGCGCGAGGGTAGGGGATGTGGGGGCTAAGGATGGTGATGGAGAAGCGGCTTTCGTTGTAGATTTGGTGAAGTGTGCGGTTATTGACTGCGTTTTGCCGATTTATACAATGCGGGTTTTCATGGGGCATCTGATTTTGGGAGAGGACAATGGGGTTAGGGTTTTCCCGTTGAAAGGTCTTGTGAAAGGTAagagaaaagaagtgaaaaatgAATGTTGTACCAATTTGAGGTCTGATAGTTGTCAAGGGAATTGCGAAAAAATCGATGAGGCAGTTGTGGAGGTTGAAGGTGGTGATGATTCTATTCAGGTGGATCTCGGGAATAACATTAAAAAGGGCAGTTTTTCGAAGAGCGACCATGGAATTGGTATTGAAGTTCATGGGAATGGTGGCATACACGAAAACGGCTCCAATCGTAAGGGAGAACAGTGCAAACTCCATTCTGAGACAAACGATTTCTCCAACTTTGAAAATGGTGGTTTGTGCTTTGGAAAGTTTTCCCGAAATGGAATAATAAGGCAGATGGACACAAGCAGCGTCAAATTGTCTTTTGGCTCTTTGGTTTTGCATGAAAATGGCAGTCAACTGAAGTCAAATGAGCTTGTTCACCGTGGTCATTCGAATTCAGTGGATGAAAATGAGATTGAAAAACCGTCTAGTAAACGTACGATAGCTGATACTAAGGATATGAGTGGACAGCTTCCGCGACGCACATCGCAGGCATTAGGAATGCCTTCAGTTGATGTAAGGGAGATGATACATGTGAAGTCTGAGGCAAATAATAACATGG TTCAATTTCGGACAATCAAGTTGAGACAGGACTCATGTGGATTTGGCGCATTTTTTGCAGCCTTCAAAAATTCCAACTGTAAAGCAGTTGCAATCCATTCCTTGTCCCAGAGAATATTTTTAGTTTTGGATTCAGCTGGCATTATCCACTTGTTGTGTCTTTCCCGTACCACTCAAGGCTCATCATCTGGACGAGCATCCGTTGCTTTGAGAAACATGTGCACAACTCCTTTAAGTTGTCCTGTAAAAGTTCAGATGCTAGGAGTCATTCATGATGCACCAA AGACATCAACAATTTGGGTAGCAGACGGATTTCATTCAGTGTATCTGATGAACTTACCTGATATAAGTGTTCCTGCTGATAAGATTGAGAATGCACAATGGAGTGACAAATCATTGCATTTGTCAG CATGTCAAGCAATCTTCTCAAGTGAAAAGATCCAGGAAATTGTCCCCTTTGCTGGAAATTCATTATTTGTTCTTGGACAAG AGCATATTTTTGCTTATTCTGTTCCTTGGAGCTGA